In Myotis daubentonii chromosome 16, mMyoDau2.1, whole genome shotgun sequence, one DNA window encodes the following:
- the SLFN5 gene encoding schlafen family member 5, translating into MSLKTDLETNFAECVLNAGKVILGEKQRNEMDPHLQKEQNQSILHAICALLNSGGGVIKIEIANEDYDYRSQGVGLEWPSMFNGYLDEMQQEDQNLFFIFVKSWNAKASGVRLATLSSNLYKRHKTSTKEMTSEEALAFLKEETRPLRNTHASNLSPQNIQDCVQSEDDIKASAAALFAREDLQYLEELSFTQSTHVEFKMFSEEELQCFEKNLSRCVSAFANTEGGYIFWGVNEKTRRVIGCEIEKTDLPTIRDSIDSWIRKLPIHHFCTQRCEIKYAIKFLEVKNQQAFHGYVCAVKVEPFCCAVFAKEPSAWQVKDNRVVRLATKEWATRMVEADPDLSRLSDMVLQLSVSAATPQSSSVCTHRNLECLEELQKRHFPVSSDSVLYVPQKLYKELFLENVGLRSLINKEMHRVSQGILIFSRSWAVDVGLQEKQEVICDVLLLSQKKSPVLYTIFRKDDGCWKDYIMRVARTLKQKLVNTGGYTGKLCIIPKAFLLNPDKTAKALHGSELPSYPASYCPMTTDDMEVLLQSLVIVLCGFRSLLSEEVGCEVLNLLTDKQYEVLSKNLRKTRLLFVHGLPGTGKTILAFKIIEKIRNVFHCQPGDILYICENKPLQEFVSRKNICQAVTRKTFMNKISDFEKIQHIVIDEAQNFRIEDGEWYEMAKTITQRGKDGPGILWIFLDYFQTSHMEPCGLPELGDQFPREELVRVVRNAEPISNYLQEIMHEVTKNPPPNIPSEYLNIFSEAEWSRGVPGNLEMSEHKDMEQMVDYIAGKCHSLLKAGYSCKDIAVICSTASDVHKYKSNLQRAIRKRKRSRSSEESQSSDESDQLVVENALAIMGNHIVLDSVRRFSGLERNIVFGIDPRAAQPAVFHNLMLCLASRARKHLYILRFSN; encoded by the exons ATGAGTCTCAAGACTGATTTGGAAACGAACTTTGCTGAGTGtgttttaaatgcaggaaaagtCATCCTTGGGGAGAAGCAAAGGAATGAAATGGACCCTCACCTGCAGAAAGAACAGAATCAAAGCATCCTGCATGCAATATGTGCTCTGCTGAATTCTGGTGGAGGAGTGATCAAGATTGAGATTGCGAATGAAGACTACGATTATAGGAGCCAAGGAGTAGGATTGGAATGGCCTTCAATGTTCAATGGCTATTTAGATGAGATGCAACAGGAAGACCAaaacctcttttttatttttgtgaaatcgTGGAATGCAAAGGCCTCTGGGGTACGGCTTGCTACTTTGTCCTCCAATTTGTACAAAAGACATAAAACATCTACTAAGGAGATGACGTCTGAGGAAGCACTGGCATTCCTCAAAGAGGAGACTCGGCCTCTTAGGAATACCCATGCCTCCAATTTAAGCCCACAGAACATTCAGGATTGTGTACAAAGCGAAGATGACATAAAGGCCTCCGCCGCTGCTTTATTTGCTAGAGAGGACCTCCAGTACCTGGAAGAGCTCAGTTTTACTCAGTCCACTCATGttgaatttaaaatgttctcaGAAGAGGAATTGCAATGCTTTGAGAAGAATCTGTCCAGATGTGTGTCTGCATTTGCAAACACCGAAGGAGGGTACATATTTTGGGGGGTGAATGAAAAGACCCGACGAGTTATTGGATGTGAAATAGAGAAAACAGATCTCCCCACCATCAGGGACTCCATTGATAGCTGGATTAGGAAGCTACCTATCCATCATTTCTGTACCCAGAGGTGTGAGATAAAATATGCCATCAAATTCCTTGAAGTAAAAAATCAGCAGGCCTTCCATGGATACGTCTGTGCAGTCAAGGTGGAGCCATTCTGCTGTGCAGTGTTTGCCAAAGAGCCTAGCGCCTGGCAGGTGAAGGACAACCGGGTGGTCCGGCTGGCCACAAAGGAATGGGCAACTCGGATGGTAGAAGCCGACCCAG ATCTTTCCAGACTTTCTGACATGGTCCTTCAGCTGAGTGTGTCAGCTGCCACACCCCAAAGCAGCAGTGTGTGCACTCATAGGAATTTGGAATGTCTGGAAGAACTGCAAAAACGCCACTTTCCAG TATCATCAGACAGCGTGCTGTATGTTCCACAAAAACTCTACAAGGAACTCTTCTTGGAAAATGTAGGGCTCAGAAGCTTAATAAATAAGGAAATGCACCGTGTCTCTCAAGGAATATTGATTTTTTCTCGAAGCTGGGCTGTGGATGTGGGTTTGCAAGAGAAGCAGGAAGTCATCTGTGATGTTCTTCTACTTTCCCAGAAAAAAAGCCCAGTTCTCTACACCATCTTCAGAAAGGATGATGGCTGTTGGAAGGACTATATTATGAGAGTCGCCCGTACCTTAAAGCAGAAGTTGGTGAACACAGGTGGCTACACTGGAAAATTGTGCATCATTCCCAAGGCCTTCCTGCTGAATCCTGATAAAACAGCAAAGGCCCTTCATGGTTCAGAATTGCCAAGTTACCCTGCGTCCTATTGCCCGATGACCACAGATGACATGGAAGTTCTGCTGCAGTCCCTAGTAATAGTATTGTGTGGGTTCAGATCTTTGTTAAGTGAAGAGGTGGGCTGTGAGGTTTTGAACCTACTCACAGATAAACAATATGAGGTGCTTTCAAAGAACCTTCGCAAGACCAGATTGCTGTTTGTGCATGGCTTACCTGGAACAGGGAAGACCATCTTGGCTTTTAAGATCATAGAAAAGATCAGGAATGTGTTTCACTGTCAACCAGGTGACATTCTTTACATCTGTGAGAACAAGCCCCTGCAAGAATTCGTGAG CCGCAAAAACATCTGCCAAGCAGTGACCCGAAAAACCTTCATGAACAAAATCTCAGACTTTGAAAAGATTCAACACATTGTCATCGACGAAGCTCAGAATTTCCGCATTGAAGATGGGGAGTGGTATGAGATGGCAAAAACCATcactcagagaggaaaggatggcCCTGGGATTCTCTGGATCTTTCTGGACTACTTTCAGACCAGTCACATGGAGCCCTGCGGCCTCCCCGAGCTCGGAGACCAGTTCCCAAGAGAAGAGCTCGTCAGAGTGGTTCGCAATGCAGAACCAATATCCAACTACCTACAAGAAATAATGCACGAAGTCACAAAAAATCCACCACCTAACATCCCCTCCGAGTACCTGAATATCTTCAGTGAAGCTGAATGGTCTCGAGGTGTTCCAGGCAACTTAGAGATGAGTGAGCACAAGGATATGGAGCAGATGGTGGATTATATAGCAGGAAAATGCCATTCACTTTTGAAGGCTGGATATTCCTGCAAGGATATTGCTGTGATTTGCAGCACAGCAAGTGATGTACACAAATATAAATCTAATCTTCAAAGAgcaataaggaaaagaaaaaggtctCGGTCCAGTGAGGAATCTCAGTCCAGTGATGAATCTGATCAGTTAGTAGTAGAAAATGCATTAGCTATCATGGGCAATCACATTGTATTGGACAGTGTCCGTCGATTTTCAGGCCTGGAAAGAAACATCGTGTTTGGGATCGATCCAAGGGCAGCTCAGCCAGCTGTTTTCCACAATCTTATGCTCTGTTTGGCTTCCAGGGCAAGGAAACACCTGTATATACTGAGGTTTTCCAACTGA